A single region of the Massilia sp. erpn genome encodes:
- the lexA gene encoding transcriptional repressor LexA — protein MIKLTARQEQILNLIKDAITNTGFPPTRAEIAAELGFKSANAAEEHLKALARKGAIEITAGTSRGIRLLGSHADAPAAPAAPATPLLALPLIGRVAAGSPILAQENLETSYNVDPALFSAKPDFLLKVRGESMRDIGIMDGDLLAVKKVDSAKNGQIVVARIGNEVTVKRYRKTGSIVELLPENPDFKTITVHPEADEFALEGLVVGLLRSWH, from the coding sequence ATGATCAAGCTCACTGCAAGGCAAGAACAAATTCTCAACCTGATCAAGGATGCCATCACCAATACCGGCTTCCCGCCCACCCGCGCCGAGATTGCGGCCGAGCTGGGCTTCAAGTCCGCCAACGCGGCCGAAGAGCATTTGAAGGCGCTGGCGCGCAAGGGCGCCATCGAAATCACGGCCGGCACCTCGCGCGGCATCCGCCTCTTGGGCAGCCATGCCGATGCTCCGGCCGCCCCGGCCGCGCCCGCCACGCCGCTGCTGGCCCTGCCGCTCATCGGCCGCGTCGCCGCCGGCTCGCCCATCCTGGCGCAGGAAAACCTGGAAACCAGCTACAACGTCGATCCGGCCCTGTTCTCGGCCAAGCCCGACTTCCTGCTCAAGGTGCGCGGCGAATCGATGCGCGACATCGGCATCATGGATGGCGATCTGCTGGCGGTGAAAAAAGTGGACAGCGCCAAGAACGGCCAGATCGTCGTGGCCCGCATCGGCAACGAAGTGACGGTCAAGCGCTACCGCAAGACCGGCAGCATCGTCGAGCTGCTGCCCGAGAATCCCGACTTCAAGACCATCACCGTCCATCCCGAAGCCGATGAATTCGCGCTGGAAGGCCTGGTCGTCGGCCTGCTGCGCAGCTGGCACTAA
- a CDS encoding BrnT family toxin, with product MPDTARSDGEERFYLLGCTDQGHLLAICHCYRSAGEVIRLISARKADYHEVSIYQEG from the coding sequence TTGCCTGATACGGCACGCTCGGACGGCGAGGAGCGTTTCTATCTGCTGGGTTGTACGGATCAAGGCCATCTGCTGGCGATATGCCACTGTTATCGCAGTGCTGGTGAGGTGATTCGTCTGATCTCCGCCCGTAAAGCGGATTATCATGAAGTTAGCATTTACCAGGAGGGTTAG
- a CDS encoding BrnT family toxin, translated as MRTPRFEWNPGKAQANLRKHGISFEEAATVFEDD; from the coding sequence ATGAGAACGCCACGCTTCGAATGGAATCCCGGTAAAGCCCAAGCCAACTTGCGCAAGCACGGTATCAGCTTCGAGGAAGCCGCTACGGTTTTTGAGGATGACTAG
- the trpA gene encoding tryptophan synthase subunit alpha, with protein sequence MSRIAPTFAKLKEQGKTGLITFITAGDPAREQTVPLMHALVAGGADVLELGVPFSDPMAEGPVIQRACERALALGVTIHDVFGYVREFRRSNQSTPVVLMGYANPIERIGADAFIVAAREAGADGAIVVDYPPEECEEFAAKMRAAGLDLIFLLAPTSTEKRVQQVAKVGGGFSYYVSLKGVTGAGHIDTAEVAERIAGIRRHVALPIGVGFGIRDAATAKALAKVADAVVIGSRIIQEIEASPPGQAVAAVQAFTSGIRTALDAA encoded by the coding sequence ATGTCCCGTATCGCACCAACCTTCGCAAAACTGAAAGAGCAAGGCAAGACTGGCCTGATCACCTTCATCACCGCCGGCGATCCCGCGCGCGAGCAGACCGTGCCCCTGATGCACGCCCTGGTCGCGGGCGGCGCCGACGTGCTGGAACTGGGCGTGCCGTTTTCCGACCCGATGGCCGAAGGCCCGGTGATCCAGCGCGCCTGCGAACGCGCGCTGGCGCTGGGCGTCACCATCCACGACGTCTTCGGCTATGTGCGCGAATTCCGCCGCAGCAACCAGAGCACGCCGGTAGTGCTGATGGGCTACGCCAACCCGATTGAGCGCATCGGCGCCGACGCCTTCATCGTCGCCGCGCGCGAAGCCGGGGCGGACGGCGCCATCGTGGTCGATTATCCGCCGGAGGAATGCGAGGAATTCGCCGCCAAGATGCGCGCGGCGGGCCTCGACCTGATCTTCCTGCTGGCCCCGACCTCGACCGAGAAACGCGTGCAGCAGGTGGCCAAAGTGGGCGGCGGCTTCAGCTACTACGTCTCGCTCAAGGGCGTGACCGGCGCCGGCCACATCGACACCGCTGAAGTGGCCGAACGCATTGCCGGCATCCGCCGCCACGTCGCGCTGCCGATCGGCGTCGGCTTCGGCATCCGCGACGCCGCCACCGCCAAGGCCCTGGCCAAGGTGGCCGATGCCGTGGTGATCGGCAGCCGCATCATCCAGGAAATCGAAGCTAGCCCGCCCGGCCAGGCCGTCGCCGCCGTCCAAGCCTTCACCAGCGGCATCCGCACCGCCCTCGACGCCGCTTAA
- the purF gene encoding amidophosphoribosyltransferase, producing MCGIVGVVSHQPVNQLLYDALLLLQHRGQDAAGIATNHSSMFSMHKANGLVRDVFRTRNMRALMGNSGIGHCRYPTAGSSSEEEAQPFYVNAPFGITLAHNGNLTNWEQLKSEMFKNDRRHINTDSDSEVLLNVLAHEIQKATTGYSLEPATLFQAVTMLNRRVRGGYAAVAQIAGVGMLGFRDPYGIRPLCLGVNETPEGIEYLIASESVALEGVGFRFVRDVAPGEAIFIDAENKLHSQICADNPSLNPCVFEFVYLARPDSVIDGASVYATRLKMGEYLAEKIKREIPDGDIDVVMPIPDSSRPAAIQLALRLGVEYREGFIKNRYIGRTFIMPGQAARKKSVRQKLNAIGDEFKDKNVLLVDDSIVRGTTSREIVQMAREAGAKKVIFASAAPPVIYPNVYGIDMPTRDELIAYGRTTEEVCKEITADYLVYQDIEALKQSIADVNPALTKFEASCFDGVYVTGDVSADYLDKLEYARHHPKEKGAEDAARTQLNLNIATTEA from the coding sequence ATGTGTGGCATCGTCGGCGTCGTTTCCCATCAACCCGTCAATCAACTGCTGTATGACGCCTTGCTGCTGTTGCAGCACCGCGGCCAGGATGCGGCGGGCATCGCAACCAATCACAGCAGCATGTTCTCCATGCACAAGGCCAATGGCCTGGTGCGCGACGTGTTCCGCACCCGGAATATGCGCGCGCTGATGGGCAATTCCGGCATCGGCCATTGCCGCTATCCGACCGCCGGCTCGTCCAGCGAGGAAGAAGCGCAGCCGTTCTACGTCAACGCGCCGTTCGGCATCACCCTGGCCCACAACGGCAACCTGACCAACTGGGAACAGCTCAAGAGCGAGATGTTCAAGAACGACCGTCGCCACATCAACACCGATTCCGACTCGGAAGTGCTGCTGAACGTGCTAGCCCACGAAATCCAGAAAGCCACCACCGGCTATTCGCTGGAACCGGCCACCCTGTTCCAGGCCGTGACGATGCTGAACCGCCGTGTGCGCGGCGGCTACGCGGCCGTGGCGCAGATCGCCGGCGTCGGCATGCTGGGCTTCCGCGATCCCTACGGCATCCGTCCGCTGTGCCTGGGCGTGAACGAAACCCCTGAAGGCATCGAGTACCTGATCGCCTCCGAATCGGTGGCGCTGGAAGGCGTGGGCTTCCGCTTCGTGCGCGACGTGGCGCCGGGCGAGGCCATCTTCATCGATGCCGAGAACAAGCTGCATTCGCAGATCTGCGCCGACAACCCGTCGCTCAATCCCTGCGTCTTCGAATTCGTCTACCTGGCCCGTCCCGACTCCGTGATCGACGGCGCCTCGGTGTACGCCACCCGCCTGAAAATGGGCGAGTACCTGGCCGAGAAGATCAAACGCGAAATCCCGGATGGCGATATCGACGTGGTGATGCCGATCCCGGACTCCTCGCGTCCTGCCGCCATCCAGCTGGCGCTGCGCCTGGGCGTGGAATACCGCGAAGGCTTCATCAAGAACCGCTACATCGGCCGCACCTTCATCATGCCGGGCCAGGCCGCGCGCAAGAAATCGGTGCGTCAGAAGCTGAACGCCATCGGCGACGAATTCAAGGACAAGAACGTGCTGCTGGTGGACGACTCCATCGTGCGTGGCACCACCAGCCGCGAGATCGTGCAGATGGCGCGCGAAGCCGGCGCCAAGAAAGTGATCTTCGCCTCCGCCGCGCCGCCGGTGATCTACCCGAACGTGTACGGCATCGACATGCCGACGCGTGATGAGCTGATCGCCTACGGCCGCACCACCGAGGAAGTGTGCAAGGAAATCACCGCCGACTATCTGGTGTACCAGGACATCGAAGCGCTGAAACAGTCCATTGCCGACGTCAATCCGGCCCTGACCAAGTTCGAGGCTTCCTGCTTCGACGGCGTGTATGTCACCGGCGACGTGTCGGCCGACTATCTGGACAAGCTGGAATACGCGCGCCACCATCCGAAAGAGAAGGGCGCCGAGGATGCCGCGCGCACCCAGCTCAATCTGAACATCGCCACCACGGAAGCGTAA
- the rpsF gene encoding 30S ribosomal protein S6, whose amino-acid sequence MRHYEIVFIVHPDQSEQVPAMIERYKASVTSRGGNVHRVEDWGRRQMAYSIQKLAKAHYICLNIECDNETLVELETAFKFNDAVLRHLTVKMKKAETAPSPMMKSVQREDAAKSHRAEAPAAPAAAAA is encoded by the coding sequence ATGCGTCACTATGAAATCGTATTTATCGTCCATCCGGACCAAAGCGAGCAAGTGCCCGCGATGATCGAACGTTACAAAGCCAGCGTGACCTCGCGCGGCGGTAACGTGCACCGCGTGGAAGATTGGGGCCGCCGTCAAATGGCGTACTCGATCCAGAAACTGGCTAAAGCACACTACATCTGCCTGAACATCGAGTGCGACAACGAGACCCTGGTCGAACTGGAAACCGCATTCAAATTCAATGATGCCGTGCTGCGTCACCTGACCGTGAAAATGAAGAAAGCGGAAACCGCTCCTTCGCCGATGATGAAATCGGTACAGCGTGAAGACGCGGCCAAGAGCCATCGCGCCGAAGCCCCAGCCGCTCCTGCTGCCGCTGCTGCTTAA
- the accD gene encoding acetyl-CoA carboxylase, carboxyltransferase subunit beta has protein sequence MSWLEKLLPPRIQRSEAAARKTMPEGLWVKCPSCEAVLYRTDLESNLHVCPKCDHHMRIRARERLDALLDAGGRYEIGQEILPVDSLKFKDSKKYPDRLKQAMEATGETDAMVAMGGTIMSLPVVVACFEFEFMAGSMGSVVGERFARAAQTALEQKVPFICFTATGGARMQEGLLSLMQMAKTTSMLTKLSEKKLPFISVLTDPTMGGVSASFAFMGDVVMAEPKALIGFAGPRVIENTVREKLPEGFQRAEFLVQKGAVDMIVDRRKMREEIARLLALLQNQAVEVLA, from the coding sequence ATGAGCTGGTTGGAAAAACTGCTGCCCCCGCGCATTCAGCGTTCGGAAGCTGCCGCACGCAAGACCATGCCGGAAGGTCTGTGGGTCAAGTGCCCCTCCTGCGAGGCTGTTTTGTACCGTACCGATCTGGAATCGAACCTGCACGTCTGCCCGAAGTGCGACCACCATATGCGCATCCGCGCCCGCGAGCGCCTCGACGCGCTGCTGGACGCCGGCGGCCGCTATGAAATCGGCCAGGAAATCCTGCCGGTCGATAGCCTCAAGTTTAAAGACAGCAAGAAATACCCGGACCGCCTGAAACAGGCGATGGAAGCCACCGGCGAGACCGACGCCATGGTCGCCATGGGCGGCACCATCATGAGCCTGCCGGTTGTCGTGGCTTGCTTCGAATTCGAATTCATGGCCGGCTCCATGGGCTCGGTCGTCGGCGAACGCTTCGCCCGCGCCGCCCAGACCGCGCTGGAACAGAAAGTGCCGTTCATTTGCTTTACCGCCACCGGCGGCGCGCGCATGCAGGAAGGCTTGCTGTCGCTGATGCAGATGGCGAAAACCACCTCCATGCTGACCAAGCTGTCCGAGAAGAAGCTGCCGTTCATCAGCGTGCTGACCGATCCGACCATGGGCGGCGTGTCCGCTTCCTTCGCCTTCATGGGCGACGTGGTGATGGCCGAGCCGAAGGCGCTGATCGGTTTCGCCGGCCCGCGCGTGATCGAAAACACCGTGCGCGAGAAGCTGCCGGAAGGCTTCCAGCGCGCCGAGTTCCTGGTGCAGAAGGGCGCCGTGGACATGATCGTCGACCGTCGCAAGATGCGCGAAGAAATCGCCCGCCTGCTGGCCCTGCTGCAAAATCAGGCTGTCGAGGTTCTGGCTTAA
- the trpB gene encoding tryptophan synthase subunit beta, with translation MKDLPDGVSALFHTHDYQQPDLNGHFGPYGGSFVAETLTYALDELKAAYARYSKDPIFLDEFRYELKHFVGRPSPIYHAKRWSDLVGGAQIYFKREDLNHTGAHKINNVIGQALLAKRMGKPRIIAETGAGQHGVATATICARFGLECVVYMGSEDVKRQAQNVYRMKLLGATVVPVESGSKTLKDALNEAMRDWVTNIENTFYIIGTVAGPHPYPMMVRDFQSVIGEECLHQMPEMAGRQPDYVLACIGGGSNAMGIFYPYLDHKETQLVGVEAAGEGLDTGKHAASLTAGVPGVLHGNRTYLLQDGNGQIIDTHSVSAGLDYPGVGPEHAYLKDAGRAQYVSITDEEALKAFHDCCHIEGIIPALESSHALAYAAKLAATLPKDKLVLANLSGRGDKDMHTVAARMGLNFN, from the coding sequence ATGAAAGATCTGCCTGACGGCGTTTCCGCCCTGTTCCACACCCACGACTACCAGCAGCCCGACCTGAACGGCCACTTCGGCCCTTACGGCGGCTCCTTCGTTGCCGAAACCCTGACCTATGCGCTGGACGAGCTGAAAGCCGCCTATGCGCGCTACAGCAAAGACCCGATCTTCCTCGACGAATTCCGCTATGAACTGAAGCATTTCGTCGGCCGTCCCTCGCCGATCTACCACGCCAAGCGCTGGTCCGACCTGGTGGGCGGCGCGCAGATCTACTTCAAGCGCGAAGACCTGAACCACACCGGCGCGCACAAGATCAACAACGTGATCGGCCAGGCCTTGCTGGCCAAGCGCATGGGCAAGCCGCGCATCATCGCCGAAACCGGCGCCGGCCAGCACGGCGTGGCGACCGCCACCATCTGCGCCCGCTTCGGCCTGGAATGCGTGGTGTACATGGGTAGCGAGGACGTCAAGCGCCAGGCGCAGAACGTCTACCGCATGAAGCTCCTGGGCGCGACCGTGGTGCCGGTGGAATCCGGTTCCAAGACGCTCAAGGATGCGCTCAACGAGGCCATGCGCGACTGGGTCACGAATATCGAAAACACCTTCTACATCATCGGCACGGTGGCTGGTCCGCACCCGTATCCGATGATGGTGCGCGACTTCCAGTCCGTGATCGGCGAGGAGTGCCTGCACCAGATGCCGGAGATGGCAGGCCGCCAGCCCGACTACGTGCTGGCCTGTATTGGCGGCGGCTCGAATGCCATGGGCATCTTCTATCCCTACCTCGACCATAAGGAAACGCAGCTGGTCGGCGTGGAAGCGGCGGGCGAGGGCCTGGACACGGGCAAGCACGCGGCCTCGCTGACGGCCGGCGTGCCGGGCGTCCTGCACGGCAACCGCACCTATCTGCTGCAGGACGGGAATGGACAGATCATCGATACCCATTCCGTCTCGGCCGGCCTGGATTATCCGGGCGTGGGACCGGAGCACGCCTATCTGAAGGATGCGGGACGGGCGCAATATGTCTCGATCACCGACGAGGAAGCGCTGAAAGCCTTCCACGACTGCTGCCATATCGAAGGCATCATCCCGGCGCTGGAATCCTCGCACGCCCTGGCCTATGCGGCCAAGCTGGCGGCCACGCTGCCCAAGGACAAGCTGGTGCTGGCCAATCTGTCCGGCCGGGGCGACAAGGATATGCACACAGTAGCGGCCCGCATGGGCCTGAACTTCAACTGA
- the folC gene encoding bifunctional tetrahydrofolate synthase/dihydrofolate synthase has protein sequence MTNLPTTLNDWLALLESRHAETVINMGLDRVRAVKERMQLQFSCPVIMVAGTNGKGSTCSMLESILMRAGYKTGLYIKPHFLHFNERARLNGDMASDADLVASFNAVEAVRGDTPLTYFEFTTLAILHLLAHAGLDVAILEVGLGGRLDAVNVIDADVSIVTSVDIDHVDYLGGTREQIGFEKAGIFRTGKTAICSDPVPPQSLIDHAMEIGADLWLMGRDFNYSGDKQQWNYGGRGMRRNSLAYPSLRGANQLLNASAALAALEALKLELPVGAQEVRHGLVTVELPGRFQVLPGRPSVIYDVAHNPHAAAALNQNLGNMGYHPYTYAVFGSMHDKDIDGVIKAMSEHVDHWCLCTLPSPRAATASELAAKVQMIQPDQHEKTVNIFDDPAQAFANAISRASENDRIVVFGSFLTVAGVMAAQKSALH, from the coding sequence ATGACCAATCTCCCGACTACTCTGAATGACTGGCTCGCGCTGCTGGAATCGCGCCATGCCGAAACCGTGATCAATATGGGCCTGGACCGCGTGCGCGCCGTCAAGGAACGCATGCAGCTGCAGTTCAGCTGTCCGGTCATCATGGTGGCCGGCACCAATGGCAAGGGTTCGACCTGCTCCATGCTGGAGTCGATCCTGATGCGCGCCGGTTACAAGACCGGCCTGTATATCAAGCCGCACTTCCTGCACTTCAACGAGCGCGCCCGCCTGAATGGCGATATGGCCAGCGACGCCGACCTGGTGGCCAGCTTCAACGCGGTGGAAGCGGTGCGCGGCGATACGCCGCTGACCTATTTCGAATTCACCACCCTGGCCATCCTGCACCTGCTGGCGCACGCCGGCCTGGATGTGGCAATCCTGGAAGTGGGCCTGGGCGGCCGCCTGGACGCGGTGAACGTGATCGATGCCGACGTGTCCATCGTCACCAGCGTGGATATCGACCACGTCGATTACCTGGGCGGCACGCGCGAGCAGATCGGCTTCGAGAAGGCCGGTATTTTCCGCACCGGCAAAACGGCGATTTGCAGCGATCCGGTGCCGCCGCAGTCGCTGATCGACCATGCGATGGAAATCGGCGCCGACTTGTGGCTGATGGGCCGCGATTTCAATTATTCGGGCGACAAGCAGCAGTGGAATTACGGCGGGCGCGGCATGCGCCGCAACTCGCTGGCCTATCCCAGCCTGCGCGGCGCCAACCAGCTGCTGAACGCTTCGGCCGCGCTGGCCGCGCTGGAAGCGCTCAAGCTGGAGCTGCCGGTGGGCGCGCAGGAAGTGCGCCATGGCCTGGTGACGGTGGAATTGCCGGGCCGCTTCCAGGTGCTGCCGGGCCGTCCGTCCGTGATCTACGATGTGGCGCACAATCCGCACGCGGCGGCGGCGCTGAATCAGAATCTGGGCAATATGGGCTACCACCCTTACACCTACGCGGTGTTCGGCTCCATGCACGACAAGGATATCGACGGCGTGATCAAGGCCATGTCCGAGCATGTCGACCACTGGTGCCTGTGCACCTTGCCCTCGCCGCGCGCGGCCACCGCCTCCGAGCTGGCGGCCAAGGTGCAGATGATTCAGCCGGACCAGCATGAAAAAACCGTCAATATTTTCGATGATCCGGCCCAGGCGTTCGCAAATGCGATCAGCCGAGCCAGCGAGAATGATAGAATTGTGGTCTTTGGATCATTCCTGACTGTCGCCGGCGTCATGGCCGCGCAAAAATCCGCACTCCACTGA
- a CDS encoding antitoxin translates to MRKQAELDWSKAVRNPHAEQLTQPVTVRLDEATIHYFQQHAEELRMPWESLLGLYLRNCAHSGFKIPFEWAQEQL, encoded by the coding sequence ATGCGAAAGCAAGCAGAACTGGATTGGAGCAAGGCGGTGAGAAACCCCCATGCGGAACAGCTCACTCAGCCTGTGACCGTGCGCCTTGACGAAGCGACGATCCATTATTTTCAGCAGCATGCGGAAGAATTACGCATGCCATGGGAAAGCTTATTGGGACTATATTTGCGCAACTGCGCGCATTCCGGTTTCAAAATACCCTTCGAATGGGCGCAAGAGCAGCTGTGA
- the priB gene encoding primosomal replication protein N, with amino-acid sequence MNQTQFVALIAEREMLRYTPAGLPIVNAVLQHRSQQMEAGIARLTEFEIAAVAAGEISNRFSQAALGGMYEFRGFLAKKSRNSKSLVFHIIDFRAV; translated from the coding sequence CTGAACCAGACACAGTTTGTCGCCCTCATCGCCGAACGGGAAATGCTGCGGTATACCCCGGCCGGCCTGCCGATCGTGAATGCTGTTTTGCAGCACCGTTCGCAGCAGATGGAGGCCGGCATTGCCCGCCTGACCGAGTTTGAAATCGCCGCGGTTGCCGCTGGCGAGATTTCGAACCGCTTCAGCCAGGCAGCCCTCGGCGGCATGTATGAGTTCAGGGGATTTCTGGCCAAGAAAAGCCGCAATAGCAAAAGCCTGGTGTTTCACATCATTGATTTTCGTGCTGTTTAA
- a CDS encoding CvpA family protein, translated as MTIFDYLVIFVLIASVVISTMRGLVREMLSLASWIVAFVVANAYGAQLALMLPDSVPGEVLRLILAFIALFIGTRILMSLFTLAVDALIKAGGLTLADRGLGSLFGFGRGLLIVLAAVILCGMTTIPQQDFWKNALLSPLAESGVRTLKPFLPAEYAQHVHY; from the coding sequence GTGACGATTTTCGATTATCTGGTGATATTCGTGCTGATCGCCTCAGTGGTCATCAGCACCATGCGCGGCCTGGTGCGCGAGATGCTCTCGCTGGCCAGCTGGATCGTCGCCTTTGTCGTCGCCAATGCCTACGGCGCCCAGCTGGCGCTGATGCTGCCGGACTCCGTGCCGGGCGAGGTGCTGCGCCTGATCCTGGCCTTCATCGCCCTGTTTATCGGCACGCGCATTTTGATGAGCCTTTTCACGCTGGCCGTCGACGCCCTGATCAAGGCTGGCGGCCTGACCCTGGCCGACCGTGGCCTGGGCAGCCTGTTTGGCTTCGGCCGCGGCTTGCTGATCGTGCTGGCCGCCGTCATATTGTGCGGGATGACCACCATCCCGCAGCAGGATTTTTGGAAGAACGCGCTGTTGAGTCCCCTGGCGGAATCCGGCGTGCGCACCCTGAAACCCTTCCTGCCTGCTGAATACGCGCAGCATGTGCATTACTGA
- a CDS encoding SPOR domain-containing protein — protein MGLFSKFGKNKQESTGEDSGYYRAADDQSVLEKTARSKRASHAGGATRGSRARAGRDAADPVLPEKKRARRRLVGAIALALAVVIGLPMVLDSEPRPVANDIALQIPSKDKPLEQGAPAATASAPESRVAPGAALDQSEEIVNEPPRAAAPAAKPAVTPAAPAAAQVAPSAKPTTTPTATAAHTVSELKLADPVKPPKAEVKEAPKAAETKTAKAEHKPEAKESKDKHDKPEAKPEPKHAEAKPEPKDAKPAHSEDARALAILEGKPAAAESASKYVIQVAALAAQDKVDELQGKLSAAGIKSYSQKVNTANGERTRVRVGPFASKEEAEKVRAKLSKMGLNGSLVPV, from the coding sequence ATGGGCTTGTTCTCGAAATTTGGCAAAAACAAGCAAGAGTCCACTGGCGAAGACAGTGGCTATTACCGCGCAGCCGACGACCAGTCGGTGCTTGAAAAAACAGCCCGTTCCAAGCGTGCTTCGCACGCGGGCGGCGCCACCCGCGGCAGCCGCGCCCGCGCCGGCCGCGATGCCGCCGATCCCGTGCTGCCCGAGAAAAAACGCGCGCGCCGCCGCCTGGTCGGCGCCATCGCGCTGGCGCTGGCCGTCGTAATCGGCCTGCCCATGGTGCTGGACTCGGAACCGCGTCCGGTCGCCAACGATATTGCCCTGCAGATCCCGTCGAAAGACAAGCCGCTGGAGCAGGGTGCGCCCGCCGCGACGGCATCCGCCCCTGAATCGCGCGTGGCGCCGGGCGCCGCTCTCGATCAGAGCGAGGAAATCGTCAACGAGCCGCCGCGCGCAGCCGCGCCGGCCGCCAAGCCGGCAGTTACGCCGGCCGCACCCGCTGCGGCACAGGTGGCGCCAAGCGCCAAGCCGACCACCACGCCTACGGCGACCGCCGCCCACACCGTCAGCGAATTGAAGCTGGCCGATCCCGTCAAGCCGCCAAAAGCGGAAGTGAAAGAGGCGCCAAAAGCCGCCGAGACCAAGACTGCCAAGGCTGAACACAAGCCGGAAGCCAAAGAATCCAAAGACAAGCACGACAAGCCGGAAGCCAAGCCCGAACCGAAGCATGCCGAGGCCAAGCCGGAACCGAAGGACGCCAAACCCGCCCACAGCGAGGACGCGCGCGCCCTGGCCATCCTGGAAGGCAAGCCGGCCGCCGCCGAAAGCGCCAGCAAGTATGTGATCCAGGTGGCGGCGCTGGCGGCGCAGGACAAGGTGGACGAGCTGCAGGGCAAGCTCAGCGCAGCCGGCATCAAGTCCTATTCGCAGAAGGTGAATACGGCCAACGGCGAACGCACCCGTGTCCGCGTCGGACCCTTTGCCAGCAAGGAGGAAGCGGAAAAAGTCCGCGCCAAGCTGAGCAAGATGGGCCTGAACGGCAGCCTGGTTCCCGTCTAA
- a CDS encoding cystathionine gamma-synthase family protein, with amino-acid sequence MKKYGFTTTILHNDRQKTIEQGSLHKPVHTSVAFGYADARQLASVFQGKEPGFRYGRQGNPTVSALEDKVNQMEQGVATLCFSTGMGAIGAVFQALLRAGDHMVSSAFLFGNTNSMWQTVAGQGVGVDFVDATDVANVEAALKPETRIVFVETVANPRTQIADLQRIGELCAQRGILYVVDNTMTTPYLFRPKDVGAGLVVNSLTKSIGGHGNALGGSLTDTGAYDWSKFPNIYENYKKAAPAQWGIAQIRAKGLRDFGAALGPEAAHHIAVGAETLALRMERTSANALALARLLEQDERVAAVYYPGLASHPQHGIASALFKSYGSLLSFELKDGIDCFDYLNRLKLAVPASNLGDTRTLVIPVAHTIFYEMGAERRASMGIAESLIRVSVGIEDTADLLDDFASALNA; translated from the coding sequence ATGAAGAAATACGGTTTCACCACCACCATCCTGCACAACGACCGTCAAAAGACGATCGAGCAGGGTTCGCTGCACAAGCCGGTGCACACCTCGGTCGCCTTCGGCTATGCCGATGCGCGCCAGCTGGCATCGGTATTCCAGGGCAAGGAGCCGGGCTTCCGTTACGGTCGCCAGGGCAATCCCACCGTGTCGGCGCTGGAGGACAAGGTCAACCAGATGGAGCAGGGCGTTGCCACGCTGTGCTTCTCGACCGGCATGGGCGCCATCGGCGCCGTGTTCCAGGCCTTGCTGCGCGCAGGCGACCATATGGTGTCGTCTGCCTTCCTGTTCGGGAATACCAACTCGATGTGGCAGACGGTGGCGGGGCAGGGCGTGGGCGTGGACTTTGTCGACGCCACCGACGTTGCCAATGTCGAAGCGGCGCTGAAGCCGGAAACGCGCATCGTCTTCGTTGAAACCGTGGCCAACCCGCGCACCCAGATCGCCGACCTGCAACGCATCGGCGAACTGTGCGCCCAGCGCGGCATCCTCTACGTGGTGGACAACACCATGACCACGCCCTATCTGTTCCGTCCCAAGGACGTGGGCGCGGGCCTGGTGGTCAATTCGCTGACCAAATCGATCGGCGGCCATGGCAACGCCCTGGGCGGCAGCCTGACCGATACCGGCGCCTACGACTGGAGCAAGTTCCCGAATATCTACGAGAACTACAAGAAGGCCGCGCCGGCGCAATGGGGCATCGCCCAGATCCGCGCCAAAGGCTTGCGCGACTTCGGCGCCGCGCTGGGACCGGAGGCGGCCCACCACATCGCCGTCGGCGCCGAGACCCTGGCCCTGCGCATGGAGCGCACCAGCGCCAATGCCCTGGCCCTGGCGCGCCTGCTGGAGCAGGACGAACGCGTGGCGGCCGTCTACTATCCCGGCCTGGCATCGCATCCCCAGCACGGCATCGCCAGCGCGCTGTTCAAGAGCTACGGCTCCCTGCTGAGCTTTGAGCTGAAAGACGGCATCGACTGCTTCGACTACCTGAACCGCCTGAAGCTGGCCGTGCCCGCCTCCAATCTGGGCGACACGCGCACTCTGGTGATTCCTGTCGCCCACACCATCTTCTACGAAATGGGTGCCGAGCGCCGCGCCTCCATGGGCATCGCCGAATCCCTGATCCGCGTCTCCGTCGGCATCGAAGATACTGCCGACCTGCTCGACGACTTCGCCAGCGCCCTCAACGCTTAA